The following proteins are co-located in the Gloeocapsa sp. PCC 7428 genome:
- a CDS encoding ribbon-helix-helix protein, CopG family translates to MKEKKHSLTLRLDDVEKEKLEKLAEASGLSLAATMRQLIRNAKVKTNS, encoded by the coding sequence ATGAAGGAGAAAAAGCATAGTCTTACCCTCAGGCTCGATGATGTGGAGAAAGAAAAGCTAGAAAAGTTAGCAGAAGCCTCCGGTTTAAGTTTAGCGGCAACAATGCGGCAACTCATTAGAAACGCTAAAGTCAAGACTAATTCTTAG
- a CDS encoding iron uptake porin: protein MKKKPHYVLAPLASIIAANLMGTIPTSAQVIQENIESSAEPSIAEEQPSTLTQSQQSLVVDSSAQLEESTFIADNFSLENNSTSTINSSQTNTLPVDILTANNQQPMGQVTSVSQLSDVQPTDWAFQALQSLVERYGCIAGYPDGTYRGNRALTRYEFAAGLNACLDRVNELITTATANQVTREDLDVLRRLQEEFTGELATIRGRVDTLEAQVAELEANQFSTTTRLNGEIVIAATSVLAGDNAAGEPIDRIPTLGQRTQLNFNTSFTGADLLTTRIQGNNITPLGGTNSGPLLTNEGRVEFDGDSGNDVGLALLRYRFPLTSRTNVYLAAVGNGFVDLDASSQLNPYFDGGAVSLFALRNPIYNYSGGTGLGVRHLFSDNLELNLGYLVPSLNAARPNEKNGLFDGNYGALAQVIFSPSDNARIGLTYINSYSRSFFFGEGIDPQLNPDFIPFGTSTGSNLANDTFGRPVSINAYGVSGTLGLGTNFAVSGWVGYANQRYIGRGDATVWNWGVGLAFPNLGREGNLGGIFVGMEPKVTEISSTLNGGQADPDTSLHLEAFYRYQLTDNIQITPGVIWLTAPNHNANNDDVVIGVLRTVFRY, encoded by the coding sequence ATGAAAAAAAAACCACATTACGTTTTAGCCCCACTTGCCAGCATTATAGCGGCAAATTTAATGGGAACAATTCCCACATCTGCGCAAGTTATTCAAGAGAACATTGAAAGCTCTGCTGAACCAAGTATTGCAGAAGAACAGCCGAGTACTTTAACTCAATCTCAACAAAGCTTAGTCGTTGATTCGAGTGCTCAACTAGAAGAATCGACATTTATAGCAGATAATTTTTCCTTAGAAAATAATAGTACATCTACTATAAATTCATCGCAAACCAATACGTTACCAGTTGATATACTGACAGCAAATAATCAACAGCCAATGGGGCAAGTGACTTCAGTATCGCAACTATCAGATGTCCAACCGACTGATTGGGCATTTCAAGCATTACAGTCATTAGTTGAACGCTACGGTTGTATCGCTGGCTATCCTGATGGAACTTATCGAGGTAATCGTGCATTAACGAGATATGAATTTGCAGCTGGTCTAAACGCTTGTTTAGATCGAGTGAATGAATTAATTACTACAGCAACCGCAAATCAAGTCACCCGCGAAGATTTAGATGTCTTGCGGCGCTTACAAGAGGAATTTACTGGAGAACTAGCAACAATACGCGGTCGTGTTGATACCTTAGAAGCCCAAGTTGCTGAACTTGAAGCAAATCAATTTTCGACAACAACGCGGCTCAATGGAGAGATTGTTATTGCTGCGACAAGTGTTTTAGCAGGAGATAACGCCGCCGGAGAACCAATTGATCGCATTCCTACACTAGGTCAAAGAACACAACTGAACTTTAATACCAGTTTTACTGGTGCAGACTTGCTAACAACACGTATTCAAGGAAACAATATTACACCGCTCGGCGGGACAAATAGTGGTCCTCTACTGACAAACGAAGGTCGAGTAGAATTTGATGGCGATAGCGGAAATGATGTCGGACTTGCGTTGTTGCGATACCGTTTTCCGCTCACTTCTAGAACTAACGTTTACCTTGCAGCAGTCGGTAACGGTTTTGTTGACTTAGATGCTTCTTCTCAGCTTAACCCTTATTTCGATGGCGGTGCTGTTTCGTTGTTTGCGTTGCGTAACCCAATTTATAACTACAGCGGTGGCACTGGATTGGGTGTAAGACATCTATTTAGCGACAACTTAGAATTAAATTTGGGTTATCTTGTTCCTAGCCTTAATGCCGCAAGACCAAACGAGAAAAATGGTTTGTTTGATGGTAACTATGGTGCTTTAGCACAAGTGATTTTTAGTCCTAGCGACAACGCCAGAATTGGACTAACATACATCAACAGTTACAGCCGTTCGTTCTTCTTTGGGGAAGGCATAGATCCGCAACTTAATCCAGACTTCATCCCCTTTGGAACAAGTACAGGTAGTAACTTAGCCAACGACACGTTTGGTAGACCAGTTTCGATTAATGCCTACGGTGTGTCAGGAACGCTTGGACTTGGCACTAATTTTGCTGTGAGTGGTTGGGTAGGATATGCAAACCAGCGCTATATCGGTAGAGGCGATGCAACCGTTTGGAACTGGGGAGTAGGTCTTGCTTTTCCTAATCTGGGTCGAGAAGGAAACTTGGGCGGTATTTTCGTAGGTATGGAACCCAAAGTAACAGAAATTTCTAGCACTCTTAACGGTGGACAAGCTGATCCAGATACTTCACTTCACCTCGAAGCGTTCTACAGATATCAGCTAACTGACAATATCCAAATTACTCCTGGTGTGATCTGGCTAACAGCACCAAACCACAATGCGAATAATGATGATGTTGTTATCGGCGTCTTGCGAACAGTATTCCGCTACTAA